A single genomic interval of Nostoc commune NIES-4072 harbors:
- a CDS encoding replication restart DNA helicase PriA, with protein MQTVQKIYCPNCGCQAERYYISDSQLTRTQCSSCDYLMISCTRTGKVIEAYAPGIYARR; from the coding sequence ATGCAGACAGTACAAAAAATTTACTGCCCGAATTGCGGCTGCCAAGCTGAACGCTATTACATTTCTGATAGTCAATTAACTCGAACACAATGCTCTAGTTGTGACTATTTGATGATTAGTTGCACTCGCACTGGTAAAGTGATTGAGGCTTACGCCCCAGGTATTTATGCACGGCGCTAG